Proteins encoded in a region of the Sterolibacterium denitrificans genome:
- a CDS encoding TolC family outer membrane protein yields the protein MRAEKYRPWLAGMALSLYLCSLPTTAEAADLLDIYHQAQASDPTFAAARHALEATQQRLPQARAGLLPVISASSGETRTQADVGFNNAPTEQRNTRNRNWAVQLTQPLFRIQNIHAYAEAQATVEQAVAQFGQAQQDLILRAAQAYFDVAVAEETIGVADAQVNALSEQWTLTKRSFKAGTRAQTDVHEALSRLGVAKAQRVAAQNDLEVRQAELEKLIGSWPDALAKLGATAEAPHLEPATPREWIAQAWEHHPVVLTRQAALTAAEATIRKNRAEHLPTLDFTVSYGSNSASGSLTTPADYTQKSAAQTAGLQLTVPLFAGGATHARVTEAIARRYQAAADLEAARRQAATEARQAFAGVVNGLAQTEALASAVESGQIAVEGNRRGYRVGIRINADVLNAEQQLYAAQRDWTKARYDTLLQGLKLKAAAGVLDEADLVAINRLLQAR from the coding sequence ATGCGAGCGGAAAAATACCGGCCCTGGCTGGCCGGGATGGCGCTGTCGCTGTACTTGTGCTCCCTGCCGACCACGGCCGAGGCTGCCGATCTTTTGGATATCTATCATCAGGCGCAGGCGAGCGATCCGACCTTCGCCGCGGCGCGGCACGCGCTGGAAGCCACCCAGCAACGGCTGCCGCAGGCGCGGGCCGGACTGTTGCCGGTGATTTCGGCGAGCAGCGGCGAGACGCGGACACAGGCCGACGTCGGCTTCAACAATGCGCCGACCGAGCAGCGCAATACCCGCAATCGCAATTGGGCCGTCCAACTGACGCAACCGCTCTTCCGAATCCAGAACATCCATGCCTATGCCGAGGCGCAGGCCACCGTGGAGCAAGCGGTTGCCCAGTTCGGCCAGGCGCAGCAGGATCTGATCCTGCGGGCCGCCCAAGCCTATTTCGATGTCGCGGTCGCCGAAGAAACGATAGGCGTGGCCGATGCCCAGGTGAACGCTCTGAGCGAGCAATGGACGCTGACCAAGCGCAGTTTCAAGGCCGGCACCCGGGCGCAGACCGACGTGCATGAGGCCCTGTCCCGGCTGGGCGTCGCGAAAGCGCAGCGGGTCGCGGCGCAGAACGATCTCGAAGTCCGGCAGGCCGAACTGGAAAAACTGATCGGCTCGTGGCCGGACGCCCTGGCCAAGCTCGGCGCGACGGCGGAAGCGCCTCATCTGGAGCCGGCCACCCCGCGGGAATGGATCGCCCAGGCGTGGGAGCATCATCCCGTCGTGCTGACCCGGCAGGCGGCCCTGACCGCCGCCGAGGCCACGATCCGGAAAAACCGCGCGGAGCATTTGCCGACTCTGGATTTCACGGTGTCGTACGGTTCGAACAGTGCATCGGGCAGCCTGACGACCCCGGCCGATTACACGCAGAAGTCGGCAGCGCAAACGGCCGGCCTTCAGCTCACGGTGCCGCTGTTTGCCGGCGGTGCGACCCATGCCAGGGTCACGGAAGCCATTGCCCGGCGCTACCAGGCCGCCGCCGATCTGGAAGCCGCCCGTCGGCAGGCCGCGACGGAAGCCCGCCAGGCTTTTGCCGGGGTGGTCAATGGCCTGGCGCAGACCGAGGCCCTGGCCTCGGCCGTCGAGTCCGGCCAGATCGCCGTCGAAGGCAATCGGCGCGGTTATCGGGTCGGCATCCGGATCAATGCCGATGTATTGAATGCCGAACAGCAGCTCTACGCCGCCCAGCGGGATTGGACCAAGGCGCGCTACGACACCCTGCTGCAGGGGCTGAAACTGAAGGCCGCCGCCGGCGTGCTGGACGAGGCGGATCTGGTGGCGATCAATCGTCTGCTGCAGGCACGATAG
- a CDS encoding helix-turn-helix domain-containing protein has product MIEIEKGSANVYEDLGPPGTAGIQVKATLATKIGEIIKHRHLTQVQAADILGMPQPKLSGMLRGQFRGISETKMLECMNRLGRDVEIVVRKPSRSHATGRTSVVFA; this is encoded by the coding sequence ATGATTGAAATCGAAAAGGGATCAGCCAACGTCTATGAGGACCTCGGCCCACCCGGCACTGCCGGGATACAGGTCAAGGCGACCTTGGCCACCAAGATCGGCGAAATCATCAAACATCGCCATCTGACCCAGGTTCAGGCCGCCGATATCCTGGGTATGCCCCAACCCAAACTCTCGGGCATGCTGCGCGGTCAATTTCGAGGTATCAGCGAAACCAAGATGCTGGAGTGCATGAACCGGCTTGGCCGGGATGTCGAGATCGTCGTGCGTAAGCCCTCTCGCTCTCACGCCACTGGGCGGACCAGTGTGGTGTTCGCATAA
- a CDS encoding HlyD family type I secretion periplasmic adaptor subunit encodes MKSLLAPGEVDALDFAPPLLRLQDAPPNPLGRRVLWTLLALLAALLLWAVVGRLDIVAVAEGKLVPQSYLKIVQPAESGIVKDILVREGEAVAAGQVLMRMDALIADADGKSLDAEYRRKRLSLRRIEAELAGTPFLREADDPPVLAQEIEAQYHANRAALDAALAEERSRLAKARQELFAARQVKQKLQETLPHYREQDEAFSELARDGFAASIQASDKKRERIEKEQELATQGHVIESARASMLQSEKRLAQIDSDYRRQLHAERNDLQGQADKLMQELAKQAHKQALLELKASQDGIVKDLATHTTGTVVQPGTILLTLVPREEVLRAEVWVSNADIGFVRPGQSVKLKFAAFPFQKYGMVEGVVEHVGADAADDTTNNGSPNADNGKKNQPLVYKALIQLKAMALSLDGKHFPLSAGMQTNAEIWLGNRTVMEYLLSPVRKAWHEAGRER; translated from the coding sequence ATGAAATCGCTGCTTGCTCCCGGCGAAGTCGATGCGCTCGACTTCGCGCCGCCTTTACTGCGTCTGCAGGATGCGCCGCCCAATCCGCTCGGGCGTAGAGTACTTTGGACCTTGCTTGCCCTGCTGGCTGCCCTGTTGCTGTGGGCCGTCGTCGGCCGCCTCGACATCGTGGCCGTGGCCGAGGGAAAGCTCGTGCCGCAGAGCTATCTCAAGATCGTCCAGCCGGCCGAGTCCGGCATCGTCAAGGATATTCTCGTCCGCGAAGGCGAGGCGGTGGCCGCTGGCCAGGTGCTGATGCGCATGGATGCGCTGATCGCCGATGCCGACGGCAAATCACTCGACGCGGAATACCGGCGCAAGCGCCTGTCGCTGCGCCGCATCGAAGCCGAACTCGCCGGCACGCCCTTCCTCCGGGAAGCGGACGACCCGCCGGTGCTCGCGCAGGAAATCGAAGCGCAATATCACGCCAATCGCGCGGCGCTGGACGCGGCCCTCGCGGAAGAGCGCTCGCGCCTTGCCAAGGCCAGACAGGAGCTCTTCGCCGCCAGGCAGGTGAAACAAAAGCTCCAGGAAACCCTGCCGCACTACCGCGAACAGGACGAAGCCTTCAGCGAACTGGCCAGGGACGGCTTTGCCGCGTCGATCCAGGCGAGCGACAAAAAGCGGGAGCGCATCGAGAAAGAGCAGGAACTGGCGACGCAAGGGCACGTCATCGAATCGGCGCGCGCCAGCATGCTGCAATCGGAAAAGCGCCTCGCGCAGATCGACTCCGACTACCGCCGGCAATTGCACGCCGAACGCAACGATCTGCAGGGGCAAGCCGACAAGCTCATGCAGGAGTTGGCCAAACAGGCGCACAAGCAGGCGCTGCTGGAACTCAAGGCGTCGCAGGACGGCATCGTCAAGGATCTGGCCACCCACACCACAGGCACCGTCGTGCAGCCGGGAACCATCCTGCTGACCCTGGTGCCCCGCGAGGAAGTGCTGCGCGCGGAAGTCTGGGTGTCCAATGCGGACATCGGCTTCGTGCGCCCGGGGCAGTCCGTGAAGCTCAAATTCGCCGCCTTTCCATTCCAGAAATACGGCATGGTCGAAGGCGTGGTCGAGCATGTCGGGGCCGATGCCGCGGACGATACGACGAACAACGGCAGCCCAAACGCCGACAACGGCAAGAAAAATCAGCCGCTGGTGTACAAGGCGCTGATTCAACTGAAAGCGATGGCGCTGAGCCTGGACGGCAAGCATTTTCCGTTGTCCGCCGGCATGCAGACGAATGCCGAAATCTGGCTGGGCAACCGTACCGTAATGGAATACCTGCTGTCGCCGGTGCGCAAGGCCTGGCACGAAGCGGGCCGGGAGCGTTGA
- a CDS encoding peptidase domain-containing ABC transporter — translation MLWLLGSLCNLYRLPFDPKLVEQAFPPPHNLATLHEAARSLGFKTGTSAHPADWTRLPLPAVALLRAAPEGEALPEAPGAPVLILKTDGHKLLYFRAGSQTAETLPADEAGLRLEPELILLAREAQGQDEATPIPGFETERKSFGFGWFVPELLKHKTIWRDVLLASLTIQLVGLATPLFTQVIIDKVIVHQANSTLIVLGVALAMFMLFTSGMTWLRQYLVLHTGNRIDAVLGSQVFQHLLRLPLPYFEHRPTGTLVARLQGVETIREFVSGAAVTLILDLPFLFIFLAVMFAYSWQLSLIAVGLLGAIGLISFLVAPLFRDKLNRQFMLGARNQAFLTEYVSGMATVKSLQMEADIDKKYGDYLAQYLAAGFSTKQVGNTYNVLSNGLEQVMTLAILIVGALLVMQNDGFTVGMLVAFQMFAGRMSQPLLRLVGLWQEFQQANIAVKRLGDILDMPQEPHTLTPTRENQGPGRIELQHLAFRYAEHHPWLYRNLNLTLKPGHLTVLMGPSGCGKSTLAKLLLGFYQPNEGQIALDGKDIRHLAANELRATFGVVPQETVLFAGTLYDNLVMAHPHASFEDVIQACKAAEIHEVIEQLPEGYQTEIGERGTGLSGGQRQRIAIARALLKRPKILIFDEAVSNLDQQTAEHFARTINTLKGKVTMLFITHQIPKGLAVDEAIELGANTNTLRQMEIVENEK, via the coding sequence TTGCTCTGGCTGCTCGGCAGCCTGTGCAATCTCTATCGTTTGCCGTTCGATCCCAAGCTGGTCGAGCAGGCTTTTCCACCACCGCATAATCTCGCCACGCTGCACGAAGCAGCGCGCTCCCTCGGGTTCAAAACGGGAACGTCAGCCCATCCGGCCGACTGGACCAGGCTGCCCCTGCCGGCCGTGGCGCTTCTGCGCGCCGCGCCGGAGGGCGAAGCGCTGCCGGAAGCGCCCGGCGCCCCGGTCCTCATTCTCAAGACCGACGGCCACAAGCTCCTGTATTTCCGCGCCGGCTCCCAGACCGCGGAAACCTTGCCGGCGGACGAAGCCGGGCTACGCCTTGAACCCGAGCTGATCCTGCTGGCCCGCGAAGCGCAGGGGCAGGACGAAGCCACCCCCATCCCGGGTTTTGAAACGGAGCGGAAATCCTTCGGCTTCGGCTGGTTCGTTCCGGAACTCCTGAAACACAAAACCATCTGGCGCGACGTACTGCTCGCGAGCCTGACGATCCAGTTGGTCGGCCTGGCGACGCCGTTGTTCACCCAGGTGATCATCGACAAGGTGATCGTCCATCAGGCGAACAGCACGCTGATCGTGCTGGGTGTCGCGCTCGCGATGTTCATGCTCTTCACCAGCGGCATGACCTGGCTGCGCCAGTACCTCGTGCTGCACACCGGCAACCGCATCGACGCGGTACTCGGCAGCCAGGTCTTCCAGCATCTGCTGCGCCTGCCGCTGCCGTATTTCGAGCATCGCCCGACGGGAACCCTGGTCGCACGCCTGCAGGGCGTCGAAACCATCCGCGAATTCGTTTCCGGCGCAGCGGTCACGCTGATTCTCGACCTGCCCTTCCTGTTCATCTTCCTGGCGGTGATGTTCGCCTACTCGTGGCAACTATCGCTGATCGCCGTTGGCCTCCTTGGCGCCATCGGCCTGATCAGCTTCCTGGTCGCACCGCTCTTCCGCGACAAGCTCAACCGCCAGTTCATGCTCGGCGCCCGCAACCAGGCCTTTCTGACCGAATACGTTTCGGGCATGGCGACGGTGAAATCGCTGCAGATGGAAGCGGACATCGACAAGAAATACGGCGACTACCTCGCCCAGTACCTGGCCGCCGGCTTCTCCACGAAGCAGGTCGGCAACACCTACAACGTACTCAGCAACGGGCTCGAGCAAGTCATGACGCTCGCCATCCTGATCGTCGGCGCGCTGCTCGTGATGCAGAACGACGGCTTCACGGTCGGCATGCTGGTCGCCTTCCAGATGTTCGCCGGCCGCATGAGCCAGCCGCTCTTGCGCCTGGTCGGGCTATGGCAGGAATTCCAGCAGGCCAACATTGCCGTCAAGCGCCTCGGCGACATCCTCGACATGCCGCAGGAACCGCACACCCTCACCCCAACCCGGGAAAACCAGGGGCCGGGCCGCATCGAACTGCAGCACCTGGCCTTCCGCTACGCCGAACATCACCCGTGGCTCTACCGCAACCTGAACCTGACCTTGAAGCCCGGCCACCTGACCGTGCTGATGGGCCCATCCGGCTGCGGCAAAAGCACCTTGGCCAAACTGCTGCTCGGCTTCTATCAGCCCAATGAAGGCCAGATTGCGCTGGATGGCAAGGACATCCGGCATCTGGCCGCCAACGAACTGCGGGCCACCTTCGGCGTGGTTCCCCAGGAAACCGTGCTTTTCGCCGGCACGCTGTACGACAACCTGGTCATGGCGCACCCGCATGCGAGCTTCGAGGATGTCATCCAGGCCTGCAAGGCGGCGGAAATCCATGAAGTCATCGAACAACTGCCCGAAGGCTACCAGACGGAAATCGGCGAGCGGGGCACCGGGCTATCCGGCGGGCAGCGACAGCGCATCGCCATCGCCCGCGCACTGCTCAAGCGGCCGAAGATATTGATCTTCGACGAAGCCGTATCCAATCTGGACCAGCAGACGGCGGAACACTTTGCCAGAACGATCAACACGCTCAAGGGAAAAGTGACGATGCTGTTCATTACGCACCAGATCCCCAAAGGACTGGCCGTGGACGAAGCCATCGAACTTGGCGCGAACACAAATACGCTCCGGCAAATGGAGATCGTGGAGAACGAAAAATGA
- a CDS encoding calcium-binding protein: MISWMAARAATLYGGSGNDTLNGGTGNDYLAGEAGDDIYLFARGDGQDSIIDSDAQNGAQNILQFTDYTLDDVSRLLRSGNDLLIQFANSDSVKLSSYFSRLTSYNDPILSEVRFADGQSFDVPALCLQLGIHLSESNDSYTFSKQADRVYGNAGNDALYGGAGDDFLDGGTGSDSLYGGSGNDTLNGGAGNDYLAGEAGDDTYLFARGDGQDTIVDSGVQNGAQNTLQFTDYTLDDVSRLLRSGNDLFIQFANGDSVKLSSYFSQLTSYNDPILSEVRFADGQSFDVPALCLQLGIHLSESNDSYTFSKQADRVYGNAGNDALYGGAGDDFLDGGTGSDSLYGGSGNDTLNGGAGNDYLAGEAGDDTYLFARGDGQDTIVDSGVQNGAQNTLQFTDYTLDDVSRLLRSGNDLFIQFANGDSVKLSSYFSQLTSYNDTILSEVRFADGQSFDVPALCLQLGIHLSESNDSYTFSNQADRVYGNGGNDALYGGAGDDFLDGGTGNDSLYGGSGNDTLNGGTGNDYLAGEAGNDILQGGSGDDILTDTSGTALFDGGAGNDTLTGGAGAEVFIGGAGNDTLTTGAGNDVICFNKGDGQDIFAAGGTGADTLSLGGNFAYGDLAFSKSANDLVLKVGADDQITFKNWYAASPSKPVTRLQVIAEAMDAFAAGGSDPLLDQKVESFNFAGLVGAFDAARAANSGLTSWTLTDALTSFQLAGSDTAALGGDLAYQYGKNGTLAGIGVTPVLGTLSDANLGTNPQALNSLASLQTGTLRLS; the protein is encoded by the coding sequence ATGATTTCCTGGATGGCGGCACGGGCAGCGACTCTCTATGGCGGCAGTGGCAATGACACCCTCAACGGCGGCACAGGGAACGACTACCTCGCCGGCGAAGCCGGCGACGACATCTACCTCTTCGCCAGGGGCGACGGCCAGGACTCGATCATCGACAGCGATGCCCAGAATGGTGCCCAGAACATCCTGCAGTTCACCGACTACACGCTGGACGACGTCAGCCGACTCCTGCGCAGCGGCAACGACCTGCTCATCCAGTTCGCCAACAGCGATTCGGTCAAGCTGAGCAGCTACTTCTCCCGGCTGACCAGTTACAACGACCCGATCCTCAGCGAGGTGCGCTTCGCCGATGGCCAGAGTTTCGACGTGCCGGCTCTGTGCCTGCAACTGGGCATCCATCTGAGCGAGAGCAACGACAGCTACACTTTCTCCAAACAGGCCGACCGCGTCTACGGCAATGCCGGCAACGACGCGCTCTATGGTGGCGCCGGCGATGATTTCCTGGATGGCGGCACGGGCAGCGACTCTCTGTATGGCGGCAGTGGCAATGACACCCTCAACGGCGGCGCAGGGAACGACTACCTCGCCGGCGAAGCCGGCGACGACACCTACCTCTTCGCCAGGGGCGACGGCCAGGACACGATCGTCGACAGTGGCGTCCAGAACGGTGCCCAGAACACTCTGCAATTCACCGACTACACGCTGGACGACGTCAGCCGACTTCTGCGTAGCGGCAACGACCTGTTCATCCAATTTGCCAATGGCGATTCGGTCAAACTGAGCAGCTACTTCTCCCAGCTGACCAGTTACAACGACCCGATCCTCAGCGAGGTGCGCTTCGCCGATGGCCAGAGTTTCGACGTGCCGGCTCTGTGCCTGCAACTGGGCATCCATCTGAGCGAGAGCAACGACAGCTACACTTTCTCCAAACAGGCCGACCGCGTCTACGGCAATGCCGGCAACGACGCGCTCTATGGTGGCGCCGGCGATGATTTCCTGGATGGCGGCACGGGCAGCGACTCTCTGTATGGCGGCAGTGGCAATGACACCCTCAACGGCGGCGCAGGGAACGACTACCTCGCCGGCGAAGCCGGCGACGACACCTACCTCTTCGCCAGGGGCGACGGCCAGGACACGATCGTCGACAGTGGCGTCCAGAACGGTGCCCAGAACACTCTGCAATTCACCGACTACACGCTGGACGACGTCAGCCGACTTCTGCGTAGCGGCAACGACCTGTTCATCCAATTTGCCAATGGCGATTCGGTCAAACTGAGCAGCTACTTCTCCCAGCTGACCAGTTACAACGACACGATCCTCAGCGAGGTGCGCTTCGCCGATGGCCAGAGTTTCGACGTGCCGGCCCTGTGCCTCCAACTGGGCATCCATCTGAGCGAGAGCAACGACAGCTACACTTTCTCCAACCAGGCCGACCGGGTCTATGGCAATGGCGGCAACGACGCGCTCTATGGTGGCGCCGGCGATGATTTCCTGGATGGCGGCACGGGTAACGACTCTCTGTATGGCGGCAGTGGCAATGACACCCTCAACGGCGGCACAGGGAACGACTACCTCGCCGGCGAAGCGGGCAACGACATCCTGCAAGGCGGTTCCGGTGACGACATCCTGACCGACACATCCGGCACGGCGCTCTTCGACGGCGGCGCGGGGAACGATACGCTCACCGGCGGAGCCGGCGCCGAGGTGTTCATCGGCGGAGCCGGGAACGATACCTTGACCACCGGCGCGGGGAATGACGTGATCTGTTTCAACAAGGGCGACGGGCAGGACATCTTCGCCGCGGGCGGCACCGGCGCCGATACCCTCTCGCTCGGCGGCAATTTCGCCTATGGCGATCTGGCCTTTTCCAAGTCGGCCAATGACCTCGTGCTCAAGGTGGGTGCGGACGACCAGATCACGTTCAAGAACTGGTATGCCGCTTCGCCCTCGAAACCGGTGACCAGGCTGCAGGTGATCGCCGAGGCGATGGACGCCTTCGCGGCCGGCGGCAGCGATCCGCTGCTCGACCAGAAGGTGGAGAGCTTCAACTTCGCCGGCCTGGTCGGGGCCTTCGATGCCGCCCGGGCCGCCAACAGCGGCTTGACGAGCTGGACGCTGACCGATGCCTTGACCAGCTTTCAGTTGGCGGGCTCGGATACGGCGGCACTGGGCGGCGATCTGGCCTACCAGTACGGCAAGAACGGCACGCTTGCCGGGATCGGCGTCACGCCGGTGCTCGGCACGTTGTCGGATGCGAATCTGGGCACCAATCCACAGGCGCTCAATTCGCTCGCCAGTCTGCAGACCGGCACCCTCCGCCTTTCGTAA
- a CDS encoding EAL domain-containing protein, whose product MSLPPTRQTSGTGQNAPYRRSIKTRVTLFTLAIFLVSIWALALHTSQTLREDIEHLLSKQHLSIASILARDINHQMSERLEDLQTIAATIDNLQAHDLARLQRRLDGLRILQRHFNGGIFVAAPDGTALARVPANNDYPPLSPHRSDAAAMALASGQPAIGGPHRDALLDAPVFHMAVPIRDAQGHVIGALNGVVNLATTNFLDQISQNRFGNSGGYLLVDPQHRRIVTATDKQRIMEASPALEDYPEIARFLAGEEGSAIFTNPLGVEVLQSVHRVPVSGWYVAVALPTAEAFAPIRELQRHMLTAALLLSLLAGSLTWWMLRRQLSPIFDTLKTISTLAADPDRTALVHNLSIRRNDEIGQLIGGFNQLLNTLGEREAELCASTEGLKEAQRISHVGSWSYDSATGQLDWSEETFRIFGLDPQRQPSYADFLDAVHPEDRGRLEAAYYESLQKRAPFELDHRMQLPDGRIQWVREHGLTEFDDSGNALRSVGTVQDITAQKQTETELRIAAAAFESQLGIIVTDAQWIIQRVNPAFTQITGYTAAELIGQSPHLVRSERHGDEFYEAVWQSVLTTGNWQGEVWHRHKQGHVYPSWLTVTAVKDAQGNTTHYVGTQQDISDRKHAEERINQLAFFDQLTALPNRTLLLDRLRQAIAGSTRSHTLGALLFIDLDKFKALNDTLGHDKGDLLLKQAAERLTGCVRGGDTVARLGGDEFIVMLTNLSANAQEAATQTEIVGEKILAELNRHYLLDGTIFHSTASIGITLFSAENANIDALLKQADLAMYRAKTAGRNMLRFFDPGMEADVVNRVALESDLHEALAKQQFQLHYQAQMSGGVLSGSEALVRWLHPQRGLVPPDEFIPLAEETGLILQLGAWVLETACAQLVQWAANPELSHLSIAVNVSARQFRKPDFVSQVGEILSRTDANPKRLKLELTESLLVEDVDDVIEKMHELKNIGVGFALDDFGTGYSSLYYLKHLPFDQMKIDRSFVRDILDDTNDATIARTIVTLAQSLGLGVIAEGVESLEQLEFLAELHCHAYQGYYFSRPLPIDEFEEYALGY is encoded by the coding sequence ATGAGTCTGCCACCCACCCGGCAAACATCCGGAACCGGCCAGAACGCGCCCTACCGCAGGTCGATCAAAACCCGGGTGACGCTGTTTACCCTGGCCATCTTCCTCGTCAGCATCTGGGCGCTGGCGCTGCACACCAGCCAGACCCTGCGCGAAGACATCGAGCATCTGCTCAGCAAACAGCACCTGTCGATCGCCTCGATTCTCGCCAGAGACATCAATCACCAGATGAGCGAGCGTCTGGAAGATCTGCAGACCATTGCCGCCACGATCGACAACCTGCAAGCGCATGACCTTGCCCGCCTGCAGCGGCGGCTGGACGGCCTGAGGATACTCCAGCGCCACTTCAATGGCGGCATCTTCGTGGCCGCTCCCGACGGCACGGCGCTTGCCCGCGTCCCGGCGAACAACGACTATCCGCCGCTATCCCCCCACCGCAGCGATGCCGCCGCCATGGCGCTCGCCAGCGGCCAGCCCGCCATCGGCGGCCCGCACCGGGACGCGCTGCTCGATGCGCCGGTCTTTCACATGGCGGTACCCATACGCGATGCGCAGGGTCACGTCATCGGCGCCTTGAATGGTGTCGTCAATCTCGCCACGACCAATTTTCTCGACCAGATCAGCCAGAATCGCTTTGGCAACAGTGGCGGCTACCTGCTCGTCGATCCGCAGCATCGCCGCATCGTGACCGCCACGGACAAGCAGCGCATCATGGAAGCCAGCCCTGCGCTGGAAGACTATCCGGAAATCGCCCGCTTTCTTGCCGGCGAGGAAGGTTCGGCAATCTTCACCAATCCGCTGGGGGTGGAAGTGCTGCAATCGGTACACCGGGTGCCGGTCAGCGGCTGGTATGTCGCCGTCGCCCTGCCCACCGCGGAAGCCTTTGCGCCGATCCGCGAACTGCAACGGCACATGCTGACCGCGGCCCTGCTGCTCAGCCTGCTCGCCGGCAGCCTGACGTGGTGGATGCTGCGCCGCCAGTTGTCGCCCATCTTCGATACGCTGAAAACCATCTCCACCCTGGCCGCAGACCCCGATCGCACGGCGCTCGTGCACAACCTGTCCATCCGTCGCAACGACGAGATCGGCCAACTGATCGGCGGCTTCAATCAATTGCTGAACACGCTGGGCGAACGCGAGGCCGAACTCTGCGCGAGCACCGAAGGCCTCAAGGAAGCGCAACGGATTTCGCACGTCGGCAGTTGGTCGTACGACTCGGCCACGGGGCAACTGGACTGGAGCGAAGAAACCTTCCGCATCTTCGGTCTGGACCCGCAGCGGCAGCCCTCCTATGCGGACTTCCTCGATGCGGTGCACCCTGAAGATCGCGGCAGGCTGGAAGCGGCTTACTATGAATCGCTGCAGAAACGCGCGCCCTTTGAACTCGACCACCGCATGCAACTGCCGGACGGACGCATCCAATGGGTGCGCGAGCACGGCCTGACGGAATTCGACGATAGCGGCAATGCGCTGCGTTCGGTCGGCACCGTCCAGGACATCACCGCACAGAAGCAGACCGAAACGGAATTGCGCATTGCCGCGGCCGCCTTCGAATCGCAGCTCGGCATCATCGTGACCGATGCCCAGTGGATCATCCAGCGCGTCAACCCGGCCTTCACGCAGATCACCGGCTACACCGCCGCGGAACTCATCGGACAAAGCCCGCATCTGGTCCGCTCCGAACGCCATGGCGATGAGTTCTACGAGGCCGTATGGCAAAGCGTGCTAACGACCGGCAATTGGCAGGGCGAAGTCTGGCACCGCCACAAGCAGGGACATGTCTATCCAAGCTGGCTGACCGTCACCGCCGTCAAGGATGCGCAGGGCAACACCACGCACTACGTCGGCACCCAGCAGGACATCAGCGACCGCAAGCATGCGGAGGAGCGCATCAACCAGCTCGCCTTCTTCGACCAACTGACCGCATTGCCCAACCGCACCCTGCTGCTCGACCGGCTCCGCCAGGCCATTGCCGGCTCGACGCGCAGCCATACGCTCGGCGCCCTGCTGTTCATCGATCTGGACAAGTTCAAGGCGCTCAACGACACGCTCGGCCACGACAAGGGCGATCTCCTGCTCAAACAGGCCGCCGAGCGCCTGACCGGCTGCGTGCGCGGCGGCGATACCGTGGCGCGCCTGGGCGGCGACGAATTCATCGTCATGCTGACCAACCTCAGCGCCAACGCGCAGGAAGCGGCAACGCAAACCGAAATCGTCGGCGAGAAAATCCTGGCCGAACTCAACCGCCACTACCTGCTCGACGGTACGATCTTCCACAGCACCGCCAGCATCGGCATCACGCTCTTCAGCGCGGAAAACGCCAATATCGACGCCCTGCTCAAGCAGGCCGACCTGGCCATGTACCGGGCCAAGACGGCCGGACGCAACATGCTGCGCTTCTTCGATCCGGGCATGGAAGCCGACGTGGTCAACCGCGTCGCACTGGAAAGCGACCTGCACGAAGCCCTGGCCAAACAGCAATTCCAGTTGCACTACCAGGCCCAGATGAGCGGCGGCGTGCTCTCCGGTTCGGAAGCCCTGGTGCGCTGGCTGCATCCGCAGCGCGGCCTGGTGCCGCCGGATGAATTCATCCCGCTGGCCGAAGAAACCGGCCTGATCCTGCAACTCGGCGCCTGGGTGCTGGAAACGGCCTGCGCGCAACTCGTGCAATGGGCCGCCAATCCGGAACTGAGCCACCTGAGCATTGCCGTCAACGTCAGCGCCCGCCAATTCCGCAAGCCCGATTTCGTCAGCCAGGTCGGCGAGATTCTCTCCCGCACCGACGCCAATCCCAAGCGCCTCAAGCTCGAACTGACGGAAAGCCTGCTGGTCGAGGACGTGGATGACGTCATCGAAAAAATGCACGAATTGAAAAACATCGGCGTCGGCTTCGCCCTCGACGATTTCGGCACTGGCTACTCCTCGCTGTACTACCTCAAGCACCTGCCCTTCGATCAAATGAAGATCGACCGTTCCTTCGTGCGCGACATCCTCGACGACACCAACGACGCCACCATCGCCCGCACCATCGTCACCCTGGCGCAAAGCCTCGGCCTGGGCGTGATCGCCGAAGGCGTCGAAAGCCTGGAGCAGCTCGAATTCCTCGCCGAACTGCACTGCCACGCCTACCAGGGCTACTACTTCAGTCGACCGCTGCCGATCGACGAATTCGAGGAATACGCGCTGGGTTACTGA